The following coding sequences lie in one Musa acuminata AAA Group cultivar baxijiao chromosome BXJ1-8, Cavendish_Baxijiao_AAA, whole genome shotgun sequence genomic window:
- the LOC135587661 gene encoding protein transport protein Sec61 subunit beta-like — MARGSAQSQTTTSAGGGARPTGLGPRGTPAAAAGMRRRRLGGAGGGGGGGGFAGGGAGGSNMLRFYTDDAPGIKMTPTVVLVMSLCFIGFVTALHVFGKLYRNRAGGS, encoded by the coding sequence ATGGCGAGAGGGAGCGCGCAGTCGCAGACGACAACATCGGCGGGGGGCGGAGCGCGGCCGACCGGGCTGGGACCGCGGGGGACGCCGGCTGCTGCGGCGGGGATGAGGCGCCGGCGGCTGGGCGGGGCcgggggcgggggcgggggcggcGGCTTCGCTGGTGGCGGCGCCGGCGGGAGCAACATGCTTCGGTTCTACACCGACGACGCTCCCGGGATTAAGATGACGCCCACGGTGGTGCTCGTGATGAGCCTCTGCTTCATCGGCTTCGTCACCGCCCTCCACGTCTTCGGGAAGCTCTACCGCAACCGAGCCGGCGGTTCTTGA